The following coding sequences are from one Thermoplasmata archaeon window:
- the ftsZ gene encoding cell division protein FtsZ yields MTINSIIKDAEEFEKEYPLPKQELNIKVVGVGGAGCNSLHHLQKLGVKNIDSIAINTDYVHLKSIHAKKKILLGGHLTRGNGAGGLPEIGAHAAELSRRELETVFRGTQIAFVIAGMGGGTGTGAAPVVAEIAKEAGAIVISVATSPFRYEKGRIHTARQGIAALRRFSDCLIVLDNNKLLDIAPTLPLEHAFGVMDQVIAEMISGVTDTLTLPSLINIDYADMRTIFSYADGNMSTLLYGEGSEEEPEKIVEDALNNPFLDVDYTGARAAIIHITGGTKLTLRNANAVIEGIASQFSEDANIIFGARILPEFEGSIRVMAIAVGVKSLVPLEPEGIYEIVPGTIELTR; encoded by the coding sequence ATGACAATAAATTCCATAATAAAAGATGCGGAAGAATTCGAAAAAGAGTATCCCCTGCCAAAGCAAGAGCTGAACATAAAAGTTGTTGGGGTTGGCGGTGCTGGATGCAACAGTTTACACCACCTCCAGAAGCTCGGAGTAAAGAACATTGATTCCATCGCAATCAACACGGACTATGTCCATCTCAAATCAATCCATGCAAAGAAAAAGATTTTACTGGGAGGCCACCTCACAAGGGGAAATGGTGCTGGGGGCTTACCTGAGATAGGTGCACATGCCGCCGAGCTTTCCAGGAGAGAACTTGAGACCGTATTCAGAGGCACGCAGATTGCATTCGTAATTGCAGGTATGGGTGGTGGAACAGGCACAGGTGCAGCCCCTGTTGTGGCAGAGATTGCAAAGGAGGCAGGAGCGATTGTGATTTCTGTAGCGACATCTCCATTCAGGTATGAAAAAGGGCGGATTCATACAGCCAGACAGGGAATCGCTGCCCTGCGGAGGTTTTCGGACTGTCTGATCGTGCTGGACAACAACAAGCTTCTGGACATTGCACCCACGCTCCCGCTTGAGCATGCCTTCGGTGTGATGGACCAGGTGATTGCAGAAATGATTTCAGGCGTTACTGACACACTCACGCTACCCTCGTTGATCAACATTGATTACGCAGACATGCGGACCATTTTTTCGTATGCAGATGGAAACATGAGTACCCTGCTTTACGGCGAGGGTTCTGAGGAGGAGCCAGAGAAAATTGTAGAGGATGCCCTCAACAATCCATTTCTGGATGTGGATTACACAGGTGCAAGAGCAGCAATAATTCACATTACTGGTGGAACCAAGCTTACGCTGAGAAATGCCAATGCAGTGATTGAAGGAATTGCTTCCCAATTTAGTGAAGATGCAAACATAATTTTCGGTGCAAGGATTCTTCCAGAGTTCGAAGGTAGCATAAGAGTGATGGCAATTGCAGTTGGAGTCAAATCACTGGTGCCACTGGAACCTGAAGGGATATACGAGATTGTGCCTGGAACAATAGAGCTTACAAGGTAG
- a CDS encoding ribbon-helix-helix domain-containing protein, translating to MADGGMMAEETARITVRLPLEYLQKLEQIQQKNNEKNLSEVIRRALDDYIQKQLPPENIMVVTLALPKSLAMKLEAMISEGMDAVSIEEAIRNAIRDYLEKKLKEIAITKSQ from the coding sequence ATGGCTGACGGTGGTATGATGGCGGAAGAGACCGCAAGAATAACGGTGCGCTTGCCTCTGGAGTATCTCCAGAAACTGGAGCAAATCCAGCAAAAGAACAACGAAAAAAATCTCTCAGAGGTAATCCGCCGTGCTCTCGATGACTACATCCAGAAGCAGTTGCCTCCTGAAAACATCATGGTGGTTACTCTCGCACTTCCCAAAAGCCTCGCAATGAAACTCGAGGCGATGATAAGCGAGGGGATGGACGCCGTGAGCATCGAGGAGGCGATAAGGAATGCAATCAGAGATTACCTGGAGAAAAAGCTAAAAGAAATCGCCATCACAAAAAGCCAATAG
- a CDS encoding DUF749 family protein, with product MEHFAEVVSVLTYPNVPENIMPFVTFKARVDNLILEKGLKILILRVVGTDSYYVIFPEKTTMKKCLAELKEAGISINKRTELYISKYIR from the coding sequence ATGGAACATTTTGCAGAAGTTGTGAGCGTGCTCACTTATCCAAACGTGCCAGAAAACATAATGCCTTTCGTGACATTCAAAGCTAGAGTGGACAATCTGATACTGGAAAAAGGACTGAAAATTCTTATTTTGAGAGTTGTGGGAACTGATTCATACTATGTGATTTTTCCTGAAAAAACTACAATGAAAAAATGCCTGGCTGAATTAAAAGAAGCAGGGATTTCGATAAATAAAAGAACAGAATTATATATATCAAAATATATTAGATGA
- a CDS encoding triphosphoribosyl-dephospho-CoA synthase — MREQVLKKLQLATTKALVIECTVPKPGNVSRYHDFPEQKFEHFLVSGIELGMRLPELAAKFSLGDTVMKATRTMLSVQKGGNTHLGSIFLLTPLLASACANNGVVNFADVQTRIKRADWEDTLKYIKAIRMTDFDKLPDIEGKLNVKSDDIANFVRRKKVALYDWMSAGIEVNGICYEYVECYKLTQGTAKEIIENLDKGIEKAVQHGFLFALSSYVDNLVIGKKGKRYALQLQKLAAELYNKRAAFAPVGCKSQMKFRQLFKKLERDEVNPGTTADIIVSALFLVFLDEVRI, encoded by the coding sequence ATGAGAGAACAGGTTCTTAAAAAGCTTCAACTGGCTACTACCAAAGCTCTCGTGATAGAGTGCACAGTCCCCAAGCCAGGTAATGTCTCACGTTATCATGATTTTCCAGAACAGAAATTTGAGCATTTTCTAGTGTCGGGGATAGAACTTGGTATGAGATTACCAGAGTTAGCTGCAAAATTTTCGCTTGGTGATACTGTGATGAAAGCTACCAGAACCATGCTTTCAGTACAGAAGGGTGGCAATACACACCTTGGCTCCATTTTTTTGCTGACGCCGCTCCTTGCGTCAGCGTGTGCAAATAATGGAGTAGTAAATTTTGCAGATGTCCAGACGCGCATTAAAAGAGCAGATTGGGAGGATACCTTGAAGTATATTAAAGCAATTCGGATGACTGACTTCGATAAGTTACCAGACATTGAAGGAAAACTGAATGTGAAATCTGATGATATCGCAAATTTTGTGCGAAGAAAAAAAGTGGCTCTCTATGATTGGATGAGTGCAGGTATTGAGGTAAATGGTATCTGTTACGAATATGTGGAGTGTTATAAACTTACGCAAGGCACAGCAAAAGAGATCATAGAAAATCTGGATAAGGGAATAGAGAAGGCGGTCCAGCATGGTTTTCTGTTTGCACTCAGTAGTTATGTAGACAATCTTGTCATAGGCAAAAAAGGGAAAAGGTATGCACTACAATTGCAAAAACTGGCTGCTGAGCTCTATAATAAGAGGGCCGCGTTTGCCCCAGTAGGATGCAAAAGCCAGATGAAGTTTAGGCAACTGTTTAAAAAACTCGAGAGAGATGAGGTTAACCCCGGAACCACTGCAGACATCATTGTATCTGCCCTATTTCTGGTTTTTCTTGATGAGGTAAGGATCTGA
- a CDS encoding metallophosphoesterase encodes MLVRSLIIACLILAAVPTGGLYHGTTAENWDGDQKNVDLSQYPQISGAYTVLVHLDYFICDPDLDPWIAGDPDPFFVVHVEEQSQTTGVYDGTDEVYLNLNLTFTVYPKNPVILVRIEAWDDDTGLTLGDDEIDIDPNAGTALDLWYNLLTKTWSGDTNTTLAIGDAPEYWGKLAFYIDSEPSSPLGYGKVSFSYLNTENVYIDGVWKSTFKNRVKDYQFSVSVGMTLTFNFMTSAGLTVNVVIYSGTQTIVSNTFTGFWQTSFYAAPGNYGVKITCTSGSGVIETGFDTGVYAAIPTSQFSILTAGNVELIAKGNNFAMFRMFGLNGKITITNLGTSDGTVFLGLRNLEPDMFEFRNATIVAVGQNIVLLALPLSAGQTKVVEILPWYMPDDYWYVFMSDSQPPFAIPPGGHVEQSVHFLNIINQTNLVNPPLILHAGDFVDGLGTMDEDYMFGTGYTSPVNDYEYGEAMEALGYLRNFLAASVGNHDVSRGHTQGLGEAHYKEWIAPLYYSFDYGNLHVVVLDTYEDQDSWWFVGNTGMYGGYIYGNQKNWLYSDIASNSEPIKVAVMHHSLALPPNPNSDWTVNETFLNRSNALEIFHLLSGNISQVYCGHIHDYVVYNLTSTGSDVISTSAPGLPCIMAGNAGGDLDKQYFPYYGFVMAHVNGSQITEHRFIREDQFGLSISYNTTNDGTASEIRADVVNTGMTIPWVRLKFVVSGSYEQYMAYSLTKNTQLPVFAHNYGDYTVVYVNVESIGGSTESIVVTPLKGIQIDMPRTIVVLPNSTVLISHNLTNTGYIGEIAKIGVTGNLTEWNVSTLDQYGNPISEIYIPAQSTVMIYVRVVVPGNAVDGEVCGILLNVSVKDLPWLYSTVTDEVHCIHTLSEYLAFPVLAAVVLLFTFRKFYSIERYRRKHGHKEL; translated from the coding sequence ATGTTAGTAAGAAGCTTGATAATTGCTTGCCTCATTCTCGCTGCAGTTCCCACAGGTGGCCTTTACCACGGAACAACTGCCGAAAACTGGGATGGTGACCAGAAAAATGTAGATTTAAGCCAATATCCTCAAATTTCTGGTGCTTATACAGTTCTGGTTCATCTGGACTATTTTATCTGTGACCCTGACCTTGATCCATGGATTGCAGGAGACCCTGACCCGTTTTTTGTGGTTCATGTAGAGGAGCAGTCACAGACCACTGGCGTTTATGATGGAACTGACGAGGTTTACTTGAACCTCAACTTGACATTCACAGTCTACCCAAAAAACCCTGTTATTCTTGTGCGAATTGAAGCATGGGATGATGATACTGGCTTAACTCTCGGTGATGACGAGATAGACATAGATCCAAATGCAGGGACTGCTCTGGACCTCTGGTATAATCTGCTTACCAAGACATGGAGTGGTGACACGAATACAACACTGGCGATTGGGGATGCACCGGAATACTGGGGAAAACTTGCATTCTACATTGATTCTGAGCCAAGCTCACCATTGGGATATGGAAAAGTTTCCTTCTCCTATCTTAATACCGAAAATGTGTACATTGATGGGGTGTGGAAAAGCACTTTCAAGAATCGTGTGAAGGACTACCAGTTTTCAGTGAGTGTTGGAATGACACTAACATTTAACTTCATGACTTCAGCGGGTCTCACTGTAAATGTGGTGATTTACAGTGGTACACAGACAATTGTTTCCAATACCTTCACAGGGTTCTGGCAGACCAGTTTTTATGCAGCGCCTGGGAATTATGGAGTAAAAATAACATGTACAAGTGGCTCTGGTGTAATTGAAACGGGCTTTGATACAGGAGTTTACGCTGCGATCCCCACCAGCCAGTTTTCCATACTAACTGCGGGAAATGTTGAGTTGATAGCAAAGGGAAACAATTTTGCTATGTTTAGGATGTTCGGGTTGAACGGAAAAATCACAATCACAAATCTCGGCACATCTGATGGCACCGTATTCCTGGGTCTGCGAAATCTTGAGCCAGATATGTTTGAATTTAGAAATGCAACCATTGTTGCTGTGGGGCAAAACATAGTTCTGCTTGCATTACCACTTTCTGCTGGCCAAACAAAAGTGGTTGAAATTTTGCCATGGTATATGCCCGATGATTACTGGTATGTATTCATGAGTGATAGTCAGCCACCGTTCGCCATTCCACCTGGTGGACATGTGGAGCAGTCAGTTCATTTTCTGAACATCATTAACCAGACAAATCTTGTAAATCCTCCGCTCATTCTCCATGCTGGTGATTTTGTAGATGGGCTTGGAACAATGGATGAGGATTACATGTTTGGCACTGGCTATACCTCTCCAGTTAACGACTATGAGTATGGGGAGGCGATGGAAGCATTGGGCTACTTACGAAATTTTCTTGCAGCATCCGTAGGAAACCATGATGTATCTAGAGGTCACACACAAGGCCTCGGAGAGGCGCATTACAAGGAATGGATTGCACCGCTTTACTATTCATTTGATTATGGAAACCTACATGTTGTTGTGTTGGATACCTACGAGGACCAAGATTCATGGTGGTTTGTAGGAAATACTGGAATGTATGGGGGCTATATCTATGGCAATCAGAAAAACTGGCTTTACTCAGATATTGCGTCTAATTCGGAACCGATAAAAGTAGCGGTGATGCATCACTCCCTTGCCCTACCCCCGAATCCAAACTCTGACTGGACAGTGAACGAGACCTTTTTGAATAGGAGCAATGCCCTTGAAATTTTCCACTTGCTCTCTGGCAACATTTCACAAGTGTACTGTGGACACATCCATGACTATGTTGTTTATAACCTTACCTCAACAGGTAGTGATGTTATTTCTACAAGTGCTCCAGGCCTCCCATGTATAATGGCTGGTAATGCAGGTGGAGACCTTGACAAGCAGTATTTTCCATATTATGGATTTGTGATGGCACATGTAAATGGGTCACAAATTACAGAACACAGATTCATAAGAGAGGACCAATTTGGACTTTCAATTAGCTATAACACAACAAATGATGGCACAGCATCAGAAATCCGCGCAGATGTAGTGAATACAGGTATGACCATCCCATGGGTGAGGCTGAAATTCGTGGTCTCTGGCAGTTATGAGCAATACATGGCCTACTCACTCACCAAAAATACTCAGCTACCAGTGTTTGCCCACAACTACGGAGATTACACTGTTGTATATGTAAATGTGGAAAGCATAGGTGGAAGCACAGAGAGCATTGTGGTTACTCCACTAAAGGGGATTCAGATAGACATGCCTAGAACTATAGTGGTACTCCCAAATTCAACTGTTCTTATTTCCCATAATCTCACAAATACTGGCTACATTGGGGAAATTGCGAAGATTGGAGTTACGGGCAATCTGACAGAATGGAATGTGAGTACCTTAGACCAATATGGAAACCCGATTTCTGAAATATACATCCCAGCTCAATCTACTGTAATGATTTATGTAAGAGTTGTGGTGCCAGGTAATGCTGTAGATGGCGAAGTTTGTGGAATTCTTCTCAATGTAAGCGTGAAGGACCTACCATGGCTCTATTCTACAGTGACGGATGAGGTACACTGCATCCATACGCTTTCTGAGTATCTAGCATTCCCAGTTTTAGCTGCTGTGGTGCTCCTGTTTACATTCCGAAAGTTCTATAGCATAGAAAGATATAGGCGGAAGCATGGGCATAAAGAACTTTGA
- a CDS encoding ABC transporter ATP-binding protein — MMSGADYIVEAENVHKIYNSGSTKVHALRGVSLKIKRGEILSVMGPSGCGKTTLLNCLSGLDTINKGIVKIDDKRIDNLTDVELTEYRAKKMGFVFQAYNLIPVLTAVENVELPMLVAGKKPDVARKMALKALREVGIEQWAEHLPNQLSGGQQQRVAIARALGNNPAIVWADEPTGNLDSQSTKEIVNLIVKLNREKGHTFVIVTHDLFVGEHAHRVVQMQDGKITREYVPERHGETQ, encoded by the coding sequence ATGATGTCAGGGGCGGATTATATCGTAGAAGCAGAAAATGTACATAAAATTTATAATTCAGGGAGCACAAAGGTGCATGCACTTCGTGGTGTCTCTTTAAAAATAAAGAGAGGTGAAATTCTCTCTGTGATGGGGCCATCTGGTTGTGGGAAAACCACATTGCTAAATTGTCTCTCAGGGTTGGATACCATTAACAAAGGAATTGTGAAAATTGACGATAAAAGAATTGACAATCTCACTGATGTGGAACTTACCGAATATAGAGCAAAAAAAATGGGATTTGTTTTCCAGGCCTATAACCTTATTCCCGTGCTCACAGCAGTTGAGAATGTTGAGCTTCCGATGCTAGTCGCGGGTAAAAAACCGGATGTGGCAAGAAAGATGGCTTTGAAAGCTTTGAGAGAGGTAGGAATCGAGCAATGGGCTGAGCATCTTCCCAACCAACTCAGTGGAGGACAGCAGCAGCGGGTTGCAATTGCGAGAGCATTGGGGAACAACCCTGCTATTGTCTGGGCTGATGAGCCCACAGGAAATCTGGATAGCCAAAGCACAAAGGAAATTGTGAACCTTATAGTAAAGCTGAACAGAGAAAAAGGGCATACTTTTGTTATCGTTACACATGACCTTTTCGTGGGTGAGCATGCTCACAGGGTTGTGCAGATGCAGGATGGTAAAATCACGAGAGAGTATGTGCCTGAAAGACATGGTGAGACCCAATGA
- a CDS encoding FtsX-like permease family protein — MSFEFQMIIFLAVVIAILFAAGFKNRILLKLGLKNALRRKLQITLVVAGLMIGTAMISGSLTMSDTLNYYFEKSVYDDLYLIDEQISISSIDPEATYYPYTWFAELYKSVQNDSLIDGIAPRIRETLPVRDARTLYGEASLSVVGIVPEYDKTFGNYKSIEGKILDGSDLGPWECYLTRKSAEKMEAVKGDTLIVFYKGESWNLTLKEIIENEGKVYSNALILRLETLQTIIGKEGKINRIIVSNKGGVEDGLENSETVKQKLLEQLNATITAEDAGIYIEDQVNGLWRSVEANNTTALLLSLPLKFASKLAEANFSFSSGICTNFMDFSLPEPLRNVYVNLSALGFNMSVPVNTTALDENDAIFGNFTGLFGTSFSEVNEGEVVVVNNFNINVTRNAKQFPISISVEYLAYPDYKHAVKNFTVKDIVVAEGRGDFLNATLIFNYTDARAMFGNLTNAYRINATYSQIKELLSQTVCQMPVSVKSVRNFFTEEFVQHLTLSMEDYTSTRISIAKGIYTDFMSPQPYNLKIAFTNFTLPNGTAIPMPLNIMAIENGTVRVLDNSWQDQNLTNFSLTDKQCILVGMLSASGKENIEISTLKLTGELEVMEFKPIGKLPGTQVNQISNTTLIVNYSTALKLYSLENGSVNFVRMEVSFSNIEERRAFVQFLKQKLNELTTNETIGLEVHTSKADNLKEMKEAGSMISSLFLMLDGFTISAGVVLIILIFYLLAEERKSELGIARAVGMQRRQLIQMFLYEGMVYAVISALVGSVVGIALGYSMIYLFTLTFANSLAIVGFSIVPHFEPSSLLIAFSVGFLITIFTIFIAATVISKLNIVTAIRNIPETKERKEQNYRILGSISLIVGILFALNAIVGTAFRGLSIISAPFFLSYGIAALATQKYGHERLFLSSASLVSIVFLLIPMDVSSEESFGFDLFIGVGIYIVFAGVVLLIYNSRVILNGLLKFTRKTKSKRMNAVMKIAILYPMQKKLRTATTIFMFAIVIFSVTMLAMITGMQMGSVNKLLEDNSGGFDIFGFTDQDNPINNITEMIAGNRNLSASDFKHIASFSTTYGFVYTKNMSKENATPYTLYGVDEAFLTRNTYTFYAMAPGYNSPAEVWEAIRRNPSLAVVDKNLAYKSEDMTRQRMMYGLSVLSVNVSEKIIVRNMYGQEANLTVIGIMNTNLIAGIFTNQNFLTNAFNITNKTVFAIALNKPERASEIAKNLEKEFLPYGFRTIVLKDLLEMIIKIAANIMNLMQVFLGLGLIVGIAGISIVTLREVTERRREIGMLRALGFQKKMVTLSFLVEISFVALFGILLGVGLGIGVSYGVYLNSFGEEGSAPFTIPWLNIIIIVTIAYILTLVLTSYAAVKASKIHPAEALRYIE, encoded by the coding sequence ATGAGTTTTGAGTTCCAGATGATTATTTTTTTGGCAGTAGTTATTGCAATCCTTTTTGCAGCTGGTTTCAAAAACAGAATCCTACTTAAACTTGGATTAAAAAATGCACTTAGGAGAAAGCTGCAGATTACGCTTGTTGTTGCTGGCTTGATGATAGGTACTGCAATGATTTCTGGCTCTCTGACGATGAGCGATACACTTAACTACTATTTTGAGAAAAGTGTCTATGATGACCTCTACCTTATTGACGAACAAATTTCAATTTCTTCAATTGACCCAGAAGCCACATACTATCCTTACACATGGTTCGCGGAACTCTATAAAAGTGTGCAAAACGACAGCTTGATTGATGGAATCGCACCACGAATTAGAGAAACGCTTCCTGTAAGAGACGCAAGAACCTTGTATGGAGAGGCCTCTCTCTCTGTTGTTGGAATTGTACCTGAGTATGACAAAACATTTGGGAATTACAAGAGTATTGAAGGAAAAATACTAGATGGCTCAGACCTTGGTCCATGGGAGTGCTATCTCACTCGTAAATCTGCAGAGAAAATGGAGGCAGTAAAGGGCGACACTCTTATTGTATTTTACAAAGGAGAATCCTGGAATTTGACACTAAAGGAGATTATTGAAAATGAAGGTAAGGTGTATTCAAATGCCTTAATATTGCGCCTTGAAACTCTCCAGACCATCATAGGGAAGGAAGGGAAAATTAATAGAATAATTGTTTCAAACAAGGGAGGAGTAGAAGATGGGTTGGAAAACTCTGAAACTGTGAAGCAGAAATTACTCGAACAGCTTAATGCTACAATTACTGCAGAGGATGCAGGGATTTATATTGAGGACCAAGTGAATGGACTATGGAGAAGTGTAGAAGCAAACAACACCACAGCTCTTCTCCTCAGCCTGCCTCTAAAATTTGCTTCCAAGCTTGCTGAGGCGAATTTCTCCTTCTCATCAGGCATATGCACGAATTTCATGGATTTCTCTTTACCGGAGCCACTTAGAAATGTCTATGTGAATCTAAGTGCCCTTGGGTTCAACATGAGTGTCCCAGTAAATACGACAGCATTGGATGAAAATGACGCAATTTTTGGAAATTTTACTGGTTTATTCGGAACAAGTTTCAGCGAGGTAAATGAAGGAGAGGTTGTTGTTGTCAACAACTTCAACATAAATGTCACAAGGAATGCAAAACAATTTCCAATTTCCATTTCTGTGGAATACCTGGCATATCCTGACTATAAGCACGCAGTGAAAAATTTCACAGTAAAGGATATTGTAGTAGCAGAAGGAAGAGGAGATTTCTTAAATGCGACCCTAATCTTCAACTATACTGATGCAAGAGCAATGTTTGGAAATCTGACAAACGCCTATCGCATAAATGCAACATATAGCCAGATTAAAGAATTGCTCTCTCAAACTGTCTGCCAGATGCCTGTTAGTGTTAAATCGGTGCGAAATTTCTTCACTGAGGAATTTGTTCAACACCTCACATTGAGCATGGAAGACTACACCTCAACAAGAATTTCAATTGCAAAAGGAATTTACACGGATTTCATGAGCCCACAGCCATACAATCTGAAAATTGCATTTACTAATTTCACGCTTCCAAATGGAACTGCAATCCCAATGCCACTTAACATAATGGCCATTGAAAATGGAACAGTGAGAGTTCTTGATAACTCCTGGCAGGATCAAAATCTTACTAATTTCTCGCTTACTGATAAACAGTGTATTCTTGTAGGAATGCTTTCTGCATCTGGTAAAGAGAACATTGAAATTTCTACCCTGAAACTTACAGGTGAACTGGAAGTCATGGAGTTTAAACCAATTGGTAAGCTTCCGGGAACACAGGTAAACCAAATTTCCAACACCACACTCATAGTCAATTACTCCACCGCACTCAAACTCTATTCTCTCGAAAATGGCTCTGTGAATTTTGTTCGGATGGAGGTGAGTTTCAGCAACATTGAGGAGCGCAGAGCCTTTGTCCAGTTTTTGAAGCAAAAGCTAAATGAGCTAACAACAAATGAAACTATCGGACTGGAAGTGCACACATCCAAGGCAGATAACTTAAAGGAGATGAAAGAAGCAGGGAGTATGATCTCCTCGCTTTTCCTGATGTTGGATGGCTTTACGATTTCTGCAGGGGTTGTACTGATAATTCTTATATTTTATTTATTGGCTGAAGAGCGAAAATCAGAACTTGGGATTGCTAGAGCTGTGGGAATGCAAAGAAGACAACTCATCCAGATGTTTCTATACGAGGGAATGGTTTATGCTGTGATTTCCGCACTTGTGGGAAGTGTGGTCGGAATTGCTCTTGGCTATTCCATGATTTATCTATTCACATTAACTTTCGCCAATTCTCTTGCGATTGTTGGTTTTAGTATTGTCCCCCATTTTGAACCAAGTTCTCTCTTGATAGCATTCAGTGTGGGTTTTTTGATAACAATTTTCACTATTTTCATAGCAGCTACAGTAATCAGTAAGTTGAACATAGTGACGGCTATAAGAAACATCCCAGAAACAAAAGAGAGAAAAGAGCAGAATTATAGAATTCTCGGCAGCATTTCCTTAATTGTGGGCATCCTTTTCGCTCTTAATGCAATTGTTGGAACAGCATTTCGAGGACTTTCAATTATCAGTGCACCATTCTTCCTGAGCTATGGGATTGCGGCACTTGCGACCCAGAAATATGGACATGAACGCCTTTTCCTTTCTAGCGCAAGTTTAGTCAGTATTGTGTTCCTCCTTATTCCCATGGATGTCTCATCAGAGGAAAGTTTTGGGTTCGACTTATTCATAGGTGTAGGCATATATATTGTATTTGCTGGTGTTGTGCTCCTCATTTACAACTCTCGCGTAATTTTAAATGGCCTCCTCAAATTTACAAGGAAGACCAAGTCGAAACGGATGAACGCAGTGATGAAAATAGCAATTCTCTACCCGATGCAGAAGAAATTACGCACGGCAACTACAATTTTCATGTTTGCAATTGTGATTTTTTCAGTGACGATGCTGGCAATGATTACGGGAATGCAGATGGGCAGTGTAAACAAGTTGTTAGAGGACAACTCTGGTGGATTTGACATTTTTGGTTTTACTGACCAGGACAACCCAATTAATAACATTACAGAGATGATTGCTGGGAACCGGAACCTTTCTGCTTCCGACTTCAAACACATAGCAAGTTTCTCCACCACCTATGGGTTTGTGTATACCAAGAATATGAGTAAGGAAAATGCAACACCATACACACTTTACGGTGTGGATGAAGCATTTTTAACTAGAAACACATACACATTTTATGCTATGGCTCCAGGTTATAACTCACCTGCAGAGGTGTGGGAGGCAATAAGGAGAAACCCTTCTCTAGCAGTGGTGGACAAAAATCTGGCTTACAAGTCCGAAGACATGACCCGGCAGAGAATGATGTATGGTCTCTCGGTGCTATCTGTAAATGTGAGTGAGAAAATAATTGTGCGAAACATGTATGGACAGGAGGCAAATTTAACAGTCATTGGAATAATGAACACAAATCTGATTGCTGGAATTTTCACGAACCAGAATTTTCTCACAAATGCATTTAACATCACCAACAAAACCGTTTTTGCAATTGCTCTCAACAAGCCAGAGAGAGCAAGTGAAATTGCGAAAAATCTGGAGAAGGAATTTTTGCCCTATGGATTCCGCACGATTGTGCTCAAAGACCTACTGGAAATGATTATTAAGATTGCTGCTAACATCATGAATCTGATGCAGGTGTTCTTGGGTTTAGGGCTGATTGTGGGTATCGCTGGCATTTCCATTGTTACTCTACGAGAGGTTACGGAAAGAAGGAGAGAAATCGGAATGCTCCGTGCCCTCGGTTTCCAGAAGAAAATGGTGACGCTGAGTTTCCTTGTGGAAATCTCCTTTGTGGCTTTGTTTGGAATTCTGCTTGGCGTAGGGCTTGGAATCGGCGTATCTTATGGTGTGTACCTCAACTCTTTTGGAGAGGAAGGAAGTGCGCCCTTCACTATCCCCTGGCTGAACATCATCATCATCGTTACCATTGCATACATTCTCACACTAGTTCTAACATCCTATGCTGCAGTGAAGGCCTCAAAGATTCATCCTGCGGAGGCGCTGCGGTATATCGAGTAG